A genomic window from Streptomyces sp. NBC_00234 includes:
- a CDS encoding DUF7144 family membrane protein has protein sequence MSQSAPTPGNTRQAPAGGSGSAWAAGGTMFAGVLLLVDGVLSIIKGIAGIATDDVYARINNYVFKFDVTAWGWIHLVLGVILLIVGASVLKGSAWARGAGVGLAALSIIANFMWLPYQPVWAIVSIAIGVFVIWALCTDHPKSAF, from the coding sequence ATGTCACAGTCAGCACCCACGCCCGGCAACACCCGGCAGGCGCCCGCCGGCGGCAGCGGCAGCGCATGGGCTGCCGGAGGAACGATGTTCGCCGGTGTTCTGCTGCTCGTGGACGGTGTCCTCTCGATCATCAAGGGCATCGCCGGTATCGCTACCGACGATGTGTACGCCCGAATCAACAACTACGTCTTCAAGTTCGACGTCACCGCCTGGGGCTGGATCCACCTGGTCCTCGGCGTGATCCTGCTGATCGTCGGCGCGAGCGTCCTGAAGGGCTCCGCCTGGGCCCGTGGCGCGGGTGTCGGGCTGGCCGCGCTGAGCATCATCGCCAACTTCATGTGGCTGCCGTACCAGCCGGTCTGGGCCATCGTCTCGATCGCCATCGGCGTCTTCGTGATCTGGGCCCTGTGCACCGACCACCCGAAGTCGGCCTTCTGA
- a CDS encoding helix-turn-helix domain-containing protein: MPNSPSSSAQAAREGVARQLRELRRDAGLTVAQLAAQCGWHHAKTSRIENARTPPSARDIRGWCDACRAAALADGLIAASRHAETLHTEWRRKVRTGLRQLRDGHAPLHRSTREFRVYSPTVVPGLVQTDAYAAALLGTNARLLGVPGGGAGAAPARAERSQLVREPGHRCLLLVEEPVLRFQLGDADVVAGQLGHLLSVGALPSVSLGVIPMATGERAVRPQETFHIYDDTLVSVQLLSAQLNITQPGEIALYLKAFEQLRSMAVYGAEARALIVKAISALG; encoded by the coding sequence ATGCCCAACTCCCCGTCGTCCTCCGCCCAGGCGGCCCGCGAAGGTGTGGCGCGGCAGCTTCGTGAGCTCCGGCGGGACGCCGGGCTGACCGTTGCGCAGCTCGCCGCCCAGTGCGGGTGGCACCACGCAAAGACGTCCCGGATCGAGAACGCCAGGACACCGCCCTCGGCCCGGGACATCCGTGGCTGGTGCGACGCCTGCCGGGCGGCGGCGCTGGCGGACGGCCTGATAGCCGCCTCGCGGCATGCCGAGACTCTCCACACCGAGTGGCGCCGCAAGGTCCGCACCGGGCTGCGGCAGCTCCGGGACGGCCATGCGCCGCTGCACCGGTCCACCCGTGAGTTCCGGGTGTACTCGCCGACCGTCGTGCCCGGCCTCGTACAGACCGACGCGTACGCCGCCGCGCTGCTCGGCACGAACGCACGGCTTCTCGGTGTTCCCGGCGGCGGAGCCGGGGCGGCCCCGGCCCGCGCCGAGCGGTCGCAGCTCGTCCGGGAGCCGGGACACCGGTGCCTGCTCCTCGTCGAGGAGCCGGTGCTGCGCTTCCAGTTGGGCGACGCCGATGTGGTGGCAGGGCAACTGGGACATCTGCTGTCCGTCGGGGCCCTTCCCTCGGTGTCGCTGGGCGTCATCCCCATGGCGACGGGCGAGCGGGCCGTCCGGCCGCAGGAGACGTTCCACATCTACGACGACACCCTCGTCTCCGTTCAGCTTCTCTCCGCGCAGCTGAACATCACGCAGCCGGGCGAGATCGCGCTCTACCTGAAGGCGTTCGAGCAACTGCGGAGCATGGCCGTGTACGGGGCCGAGGCCCGTGCCCTGATCGTGAAGGCGATCAGCGCCCTCGGCTGA
- a CDS encoding ABATE domain-containing protein: MKESVTEEAAVPPAQGEEEHPSLALANSAVTLPGGHTIDLLGAPEQANRWLTQRGLAPVDAGMRDMCAAQLRSMREQIRSLLAARVDGVPALPAAVAAVNDAMTRVSTAPLLQWDAQSGPYRAAPHPTTAIVDHALATLAADAADLLTGPDAERLTACGSSPCNRYLLRHGRRHWCSVRCGDRARAARAYARRTQPGAVE; this comes from the coding sequence ATGAAGGAGTCCGTGACGGAAGAAGCCGCAGTGCCGCCCGCGCAGGGCGAGGAGGAGCACCCCTCCCTCGCCCTCGCCAACAGCGCCGTCACGCTGCCCGGCGGGCACACGATCGACCTCCTCGGGGCTCCTGAGCAGGCGAACCGGTGGCTGACGCAGCGCGGCCTCGCCCCGGTCGACGCCGGCATGCGGGACATGTGCGCGGCTCAGCTGCGTTCGATGCGCGAACAGATCAGGTCACTGCTCGCCGCCCGCGTCGACGGGGTTCCCGCCCTTCCCGCCGCGGTCGCCGCCGTCAATGACGCGATGACCCGTGTGTCCACGGCCCCGCTCCTGCAGTGGGACGCGCAGAGCGGTCCCTACCGTGCGGCCCCCCACCCCACCACCGCGATCGTCGACCACGCCCTGGCGACCCTCGCCGCCGACGCGGCCGACCTCCTCACCGGCCCTGACGCGGAGCGCCTCACCGCCTGCGGTTCCAGCCCCTGCAACCGCTATCTGCTCCGCCACGGCCGCCGCCACTGGTGCTCCGTCCGGTGCGGAGACCGTGCCCGGGCCGCCCGCGCCTACGCCCGGCGCACCCAGCCCGGGGCGGTGGAGTGA
- a CDS encoding MBL fold metallo-hydrolase encodes MPSLPATTDQFPVRVFGGPTALFEYGGLRFLTDPTFDGPGDYPSAGPTLTKTDPSTAGPGDLGPVDVVLLSHDEHADNLDHSGRALLATVPLTLTTPGASQRLGDGAKGLADWESVELNRPDGGTVTVTGVPAIHGPGTHEEIEPVSGQVVGFVLTGEGLPTVYISGDNASLDAVKEIADRFPTIDTALLFAGAPRFPMLFDGAPLVLDSTQAAEAAQLLDARRVIPVHYDSWAHFTEGHDTLTTAFATAGLSARLDWGHRA; translated from the coding sequence ATGCCGTCTCTCCCCGCAACGACCGACCAGTTCCCCGTCCGCGTCTTCGGCGGCCCGACCGCCCTCTTCGAGTACGGCGGCCTGCGCTTCCTGACCGACCCGACCTTCGACGGCCCCGGCGACTACCCCTCGGCCGGCCCGACCCTGACCAAGACGGACCCGTCCACCGCCGGCCCTGGCGACCTCGGCCCCGTCGACGTCGTCCTGCTCTCGCACGACGAGCACGCGGACAACCTCGACCACTCCGGCCGCGCCCTGCTCGCCACCGTCCCGCTCACGCTCACCACCCCCGGCGCGAGCCAGCGCCTCGGGGACGGAGCCAAGGGGCTGGCCGACTGGGAATCCGTCGAACTGAACCGCCCCGACGGCGGCACGGTCACCGTCACCGGCGTCCCCGCGATCCACGGCCCGGGCACACACGAGGAGATCGAGCCGGTCTCCGGCCAGGTCGTCGGATTCGTCCTGACCGGGGAGGGCCTGCCCACCGTCTACATAAGCGGCGACAACGCGTCACTCGACGCGGTCAAGGAGATCGCCGACCGCTTCCCCACGATCGACACCGCCCTCCTCTTCGCCGGAGCCCCCCGCTTCCCCATGCTCTTCGACGGCGCCCCGCTCGTCCTGGACAGCACCCAGGCCGCCGAGGCCGCCCAACTCCTGGACGCCCGCCGCGTGATACCGGTCCACTACGACAGCTGGGCCCACTTCACCGAGGGCCACGACACCTTGACAACCGCCTTCGCCACCGCAGGTCTGTCCGCCCGTCTGGACTGGGGCCACCGGGCCTGA
- a CDS encoding alkaline phosphatase family protein, with protein MTPTRENALDHLVVMMFENRSFDNLLGRLYEPGEVASFEGVLGKNLSNPIPEWAADGAERGKVHYDVAATMNTPSLDPGEEYPHVNTQLFNVLDTPGAAGFRPPYNAPPAGTRPTMDGFVADYISTWWASTGRQPFFQEYRQIMAGYTPDQMPVISALAKGFATYDHWFCDVPSQTFTNRSFFHAGSASGLVVNMGDGSDFVRDNTAETIFERLDAAGLEWRVYCDPPSRYSLTGLIHAPRLRERFATNFFSTDQFFEDAERGELPHYSFIEPQIIGWDHNDMHPPFWSAAPGLVWDPPSSLLGGEDLLARIYNAVRSASSPHGSNHLNTTLLVTFDEHGGTYDHVPPGLAPAPTTGAPAGQYDFRFDRLGVRIPTIAVSAWIPERTVVTQEHWATSVITTLRDRWNLAPLTARDAAARPITDVFTLDTPRAQENWPTAIAQPVPPLHESLVPLDAPLGSHAKPLFAGVIAIGEELGVSTPPVDLNTATGSQALDAVHGLLDDLFPQLKG; from the coding sequence GTGACGCCCACCCGTGAAAACGCGCTGGATCACCTCGTCGTGATGATGTTCGAGAACCGGTCGTTCGACAATCTCCTGGGGCGTCTGTACGAACCGGGGGAGGTCGCCTCCTTCGAGGGTGTCCTGGGCAAGAACCTGTCGAACCCCATCCCGGAATGGGCGGCAGACGGCGCGGAGCGCGGCAAGGTGCACTACGACGTCGCCGCCACGATGAACACCCCGAGTCTGGACCCGGGCGAGGAGTACCCGCACGTGAACACCCAGCTGTTCAACGTGCTCGACACACCAGGAGCGGCCGGGTTCCGCCCGCCCTACAACGCGCCCCCGGCCGGGACGCGGCCCACCATGGACGGGTTTGTGGCCGACTACATCAGCACGTGGTGGGCGAGCACGGGGCGTCAGCCGTTCTTCCAGGAGTACCGGCAGATCATGGCGGGCTACACACCCGACCAGATGCCGGTGATCTCCGCTCTGGCCAAGGGCTTCGCCACCTACGACCACTGGTTCTGCGACGTGCCCTCGCAGACCTTCACCAACCGGTCCTTCTTCCATGCCGGCAGTGCCTCGGGGCTGGTCGTGAACATGGGCGACGGCTCCGACTTCGTGCGCGACAACACGGCTGAGACGATCTTCGAGCGTCTCGACGCGGCAGGTCTGGAGTGGCGTGTCTACTGCGACCCGCCCTCGCGCTACTCGCTCACGGGCCTCATCCACGCCCCTCGGCTGAGGGAGCGGTTCGCGACCAACTTCTTCTCCACCGACCAGTTCTTCGAGGATGCCGAACGCGGTGAGCTGCCCCACTACTCCTTCATCGAGCCGCAGATCATCGGCTGGGACCACAACGACATGCACCCGCCGTTCTGGTCAGCGGCGCCTGGACTGGTGTGGGATCCCCCGTCCAGCCTCCTCGGCGGTGAGGACCTGCTGGCACGGATCTACAACGCCGTCCGCTCCGCGTCGTCCCCGCACGGATCGAACCACCTGAACACGACACTGCTCGTCACGTTCGACGAACACGGCGGCACCTACGACCACGTGCCGCCCGGCCTCGCACCCGCCCCGACCACGGGTGCACCCGCAGGCCAGTACGACTTCCGCTTCGACCGGCTCGGCGTACGCATCCCCACGATCGCCGTCTCCGCCTGGATCCCCGAGCGCACGGTCGTCACCCAGGAGCACTGGGCCACATCCGTCATAACCACACTGCGCGACAGATGGAATCTCGCCCCTCTCACGGCCCGCGACGCCGCCGCACGACCGATCACCGACGTCTTCACCCTCGACACCCCACGCGCCCAGGAGAACTGGCCGACGGCGATCGCCCAGCCCGTTCCCCCGCTGCACGAATCGCTCGTACCGCTGGACGCACCGCTCGGCAGCCATGCCAAGCCCCTGTTCGCCGGCGTCATAGCCATCGGCGAGGAACTCGGGGTGTCGACACCACCCGTCGACCTGAACACCGCCACGGGGTCTCAGGCACTCGACGCGGTTCACGGCCTGCTCGACGACCTGTTCCCGCAGTTGAAGGGCTGA
- a CDS encoding cation:proton antiporter domain-containing protein: MGLILVLAVGSQLLASVLRIPALIVLLPAGFTAGALTDNVDPEKLLGSAFQPLVSLAVALILYDSGLGLQWGKLRGRARRVAPRLVIWGVPVTFALTAVVAGPLLDMSAKAAVMTGAILVVSGPTVVGPLLAFIRPTDNVQRILSWEGSLIDPVGGVLGAVVFAEVTSSSRHGVGHALGQLFLSIGIGVAGAVVGVAVLWFCLCKLKLDDVLRATVQLACVVAVAAVCDILHDDSGLTAAILMGIAVANLPAFDMPTRRPLSETLVQLLIGILFVSISATVTPESLHGLVLPTLGLVAFLVVVVRPFVVFGATIGTGLTSGERLFLSWMAPRGIVAAATASTFSAQLVSQHIGGASKILPVTFLVIIATVALYGLTGVPVARRLGVTRPGPQPE; encoded by the coding sequence GTGGGCCTGATCCTGGTGCTCGCGGTGGGCTCTCAGCTGTTGGCGTCCGTGCTGCGCATTCCAGCGCTGATCGTCCTTCTTCCGGCCGGGTTCACTGCTGGCGCGCTTACAGACAACGTCGATCCGGAAAAGCTGCTGGGCTCGGCCTTCCAGCCGCTGGTCTCGCTTGCGGTGGCGCTGATCCTCTACGACTCAGGGCTGGGCCTGCAGTGGGGAAAGCTCAGAGGGCGTGCCCGCCGTGTGGCGCCGCGGCTGGTGATCTGGGGGGTGCCGGTCACGTTCGCACTTACCGCCGTGGTCGCTGGCCCGCTGCTCGACATGTCTGCCAAGGCGGCAGTCATGACCGGGGCGATCCTGGTGGTGTCCGGGCCGACAGTGGTGGGGCCGCTGCTGGCTTTCATCCGGCCGACCGACAACGTCCAGCGAATCCTGTCCTGGGAGGGCTCGCTGATCGACCCAGTCGGCGGTGTTCTCGGCGCCGTGGTGTTCGCCGAGGTGACGTCGAGTTCGCGTCACGGAGTCGGCCACGCGCTGGGGCAACTATTTCTGTCCATCGGCATCGGCGTGGCCGGCGCAGTGGTCGGCGTCGCGGTGTTGTGGTTCTGCCTGTGCAAACTCAAGCTCGACGATGTGCTCCGTGCCACCGTTCAGCTCGCCTGTGTGGTCGCTGTTGCGGCTGTCTGCGACATTTTGCATGACGATTCTGGGCTCACGGCCGCCATCCTCATGGGTATTGCGGTGGCCAATTTGCCCGCCTTCGACATGCCGACCCGGCGGCCGTTGTCCGAGACCCTGGTGCAACTGCTGATCGGAATTCTGTTCGTTTCCATCTCGGCCACCGTCACCCCCGAGTCGCTGCACGGCCTCGTCCTGCCCACTCTCGGCCTGGTGGCTTTCCTGGTGGTGGTGGTTCGCCCGTTTGTGGTCTTCGGCGCCACCATCGGGACCGGTCTGACCAGCGGGGAGCGCCTGTTCCTGAGTTGGATGGCGCCGCGCGGCATTGTCGCTGCGGCCACCGCGTCGACCTTCTCGGCACAGCTGGTTTCCCAGCACATCGGTGGCGCCTCGAAGATCCTTCCGGTCACTTTCCTGGTCATCATCGCGACAGTAGCCCTCTACGGTCTGACCGGCGTCCCAGTGGCCCGGCGCCTCGGTGTCACCCGACCCGGACCGCAGCCGGAGTGA
- a CDS encoding helix-turn-helix domain-containing protein yields MTIATAELLTVPEVMARLKLGRSTVYDLIRSRRLTSITIGRSRRIPADAVRDFIVHEIEEAA; encoded by the coding sequence ATGACCATCGCAACCGCCGAACTGCTCACCGTGCCTGAGGTCATGGCTCGGCTCAAGCTCGGACGCTCCACGGTCTACGACCTGATCCGCTCGCGCCGACTGACCTCGATCACCATCGGCCGGTCCCGGCGCATCCCCGCCGACGCCGTGCGGGACTTCATCGTCCACGAGATCGAGGAAGCGGCCTGA
- a CDS encoding tyrosine-type recombinase/integrase, translating to MPPQRKRNPNGAGTITKRKDGRFQAAVYVLQPDGTRARKFAYGKTWAECDTKRRDLLGKVDQGVPVPTRSAKISEWLPYWLDNIIKPRRKRTTYAKYETHVRLYLVPMLGSKRLESLSVADIRRFLVRLEQQTTAATAKESHRVLRTALTAACREELVMRNVATLVEPPSATPRDLSPWSLDETLSFLTAARKDPLYAAFVLAIALGFRRGEIVGLRWENVDLDKREIRVRTQRQRVRGEAYEDDPKGRRRKQTLPLPALCVAPLRWERLRQAAAREAAGDKWEETGYVFTTRTGRPIEPRNLYRSFTRVAGTAGLRVIRLHDARHGCATLLTAAGVPPRVVMEILGHSQIAVTMNIYAHVVQDTQREAVSHLDRMLKRQVPTVGDHAR from the coding sequence ATGCCTCCCCAGCGCAAGCGCAACCCCAACGGCGCGGGCACCATCACCAAGCGCAAAGACGGCCGCTTCCAAGCCGCGGTCTACGTCCTCCAGCCGGACGGCACCCGTGCCCGCAAGTTCGCCTACGGCAAGACCTGGGCCGAGTGCGACACCAAGCGCCGTGACCTGCTCGGCAAAGTGGACCAGGGCGTCCCCGTGCCCACACGGTCGGCCAAGATCTCCGAGTGGCTGCCGTACTGGCTGGACAACATCATCAAGCCGCGCCGCAAGCGCACGACGTACGCCAAGTACGAGACACACGTCCGGCTCTACCTCGTGCCCATGCTCGGGTCCAAGCGTCTCGAATCGCTGAGCGTTGCCGACATCCGGCGCTTCCTCGTCCGCCTGGAGCAGCAGACCACCGCGGCAACCGCCAAGGAATCCCACCGTGTCCTGCGTACCGCCCTGACTGCTGCCTGCCGGGAAGAGCTCGTCATGCGGAACGTGGCCACCCTCGTGGAGCCTCCCTCCGCCACGCCCCGGGACCTGTCGCCCTGGTCGCTCGACGAGACCCTGTCCTTCCTCACGGCCGCGCGAAAGGACCCGCTCTACGCGGCCTTCGTCCTCGCCATCGCGCTCGGCTTCCGTCGTGGGGAAATCGTCGGCCTGCGGTGGGAGAACGTGGACCTCGACAAGCGGGAGATCCGGGTCCGTACCCAGCGGCAGCGCGTCCGCGGTGAGGCGTACGAAGACGATCCCAAGGGGCGCCGTAGGAAGCAGACACTCCCCCTGCCCGCCCTCTGCGTCGCCCCGCTCCGCTGGGAACGGCTGCGCCAGGCCGCCGCTCGTGAAGCTGCTGGCGACAAGTGGGAGGAGACCGGCTACGTCTTCACCACCCGGACCGGTCGGCCGATCGAGCCGCGCAACCTGTACCGCTCGTTCACCCGCGTCGCCGGCACCGCCGGACTCCGCGTGATCCGGCTGCACGATGCCCGGCACGGCTGCGCGACCCTGCTGACCGCCGCCGGCGTCCCGCCCCGCGTCGTGATGGAAATCCTCGGGCACAGTCAGATCGCCGTCACGATGAACATCTACGCCCACGTCGTCCAGGACACCCAGCGCGAAGCCGTGAGTCACCTGGACCGCATGCTGAAGCGGCAGGTCCCGACCGTGGGTGACCACGCCCGTTGA
- a CDS encoding DUF4097 family beta strand repeat-containing protein — protein sequence MTFRTRALTGTLGVTGGVFVLVAALSGCGSTDVDDAPAEHKAFALGGKTLTVDAENSRVELVAADVSQVEVTRRFDGWVVLGNGPEAVWEMKDGVLRLGVECEAMISDCDAHHRVKVPRGVAVTVRGNNGQITASGFDRRLDLTSDNGGVVVRDSSGPLKLVSDNGAVVAERISASSVDAESDNGSVRLTFSSVPTLVETVSDNGEITIELPKGEDSYAVTAEADNGDVSVKVPRRDDSPHVVKARSDNGEVTVRSAN from the coding sequence ATGACCTTCCGTACCCGCGCACTCACCGGCACGCTCGGCGTCACCGGTGGGGTCTTCGTGCTCGTTGCTGCCCTCAGCGGGTGCGGGAGTACCGATGTCGATGATGCTCCCGCCGAGCACAAGGCGTTCGCGCTCGGAGGGAAGACGCTGACCGTCGATGCCGAGAACTCCCGTGTGGAGCTCGTTGCGGCCGATGTGTCGCAGGTCGAGGTGACGCGGCGGTTCGACGGGTGGGTCGTGCTGGGGAACGGGCCCGAGGCCGTCTGGGAGATGAAGGACGGTGTCCTGCGCCTCGGTGTGGAGTGCGAGGCGATGATCAGTGACTGCGACGCGCACCACCGGGTGAAGGTGCCGCGCGGGGTGGCCGTGACCGTGCGCGGGAACAACGGGCAGATCACCGCGTCAGGGTTCGACAGGCGGCTCGACCTCACCTCGGACAACGGTGGCGTGGTCGTCCGGGACTCCAGTGGGCCCCTGAAGCTCGTGAGCGACAACGGTGCCGTCGTGGCGGAGCGGATCTCCGCCTCCTCCGTGGACGCCGAATCGGACAACGGTTCCGTGCGGCTGACGTTCAGCAGCGTGCCGACGCTGGTGGAGACCGTCAGCGACAACGGGGAGATCACCATCGAGCTGCCCAAGGGCGAGGACTCGTACGCCGTGACCGCCGAGGCCGACAACGGGGACGTATCCGTGAAGGTCCCGCGCCGCGACGACAGCCCGCACGTGGTGAAGGCGCGCAGCGACAACGGCGAAGTCACTGTCCGAAGCGCGAACTAA
- a CDS encoding DUF4383 domain-containing protein has translation MVRLDEHLPVDHRLSQVYRVGAGLTGLVLLAFGILGLIDKVGFFDTGGDKVGGLSTNGALSVLSICVGLLLFVGMVIGGNVASTLNMVLGIAFILSGFVNLALLDTGLNFLAFEIQNVLFSFVVGLMLMFFGMYGRVSGRLPHDNPYWQARHPEQAAHEARRRRPPQMPEVRHERS, from the coding sequence ATGGTCCGGCTCGACGAGCACCTGCCGGTCGATCACCGGCTCAGCCAGGTCTACCGCGTCGGGGCCGGGCTGACCGGGCTGGTTCTGCTCGCCTTCGGCATTCTGGGTCTCATCGACAAGGTCGGATTCTTCGACACCGGTGGCGACAAGGTGGGGGGCCTCAGCACCAACGGCGCGCTCAGCGTCCTCTCCATCTGCGTGGGGCTGCTGCTCTTCGTCGGGATGGTGATCGGCGGCAACGTCGCCTCGACACTCAACATGGTCCTGGGGATCGCGTTCATCCTGAGCGGGTTCGTCAACCTCGCTCTGCTGGATACGGGCCTCAACTTCCTCGCGTTCGAGATCCAGAACGTGCTGTTCAGCTTCGTGGTCGGCCTGATGCTGATGTTCTTCGGCATGTACGGCCGAGTCAGTGGCCGCCTGCCGCACGACAACCCGTACTGGCAGGCCCGTCACCCCGAGCAGGCCGCGCACGAAGCGCGGCGCCGGAGGCCCCCGCAGATGCCGGAGGTCCGGCACGAGAGGTCCTAG
- a CDS encoding FmdB family zinc ribbon protein: MPRYEYRCRPCGDTFEVSRPMAESAAPATCPAGHEDTVKLLSTVAVAGGAQSAPAPAAGGGGGGGCCGGGCCG; the protein is encoded by the coding sequence ATGCCTCGCTATGAGTACCGCTGCCGCCCCTGCGGAGACACGTTCGAAGTCAGCCGTCCGATGGCGGAGTCCGCCGCTCCCGCCACCTGCCCCGCCGGGCACGAGGACACCGTGAAGCTGCTCTCCACCGTTGCCGTCGCCGGAGGGGCCCAGTCCGCGCCCGCCCCGGCAGCCGGTGGGGGTGGGGGTGGCGGTTGCTGCGGGGGCGGTTGCTGCGGCTGA
- a CDS encoding O-methyltransferase yields the protein MSKGNETRITDELYAYMLAHNPPLDAVQRELVETTYARFPDHAGMQSAEEQGPLLAFLVRLTGAEHIVEVGTFTGFSALAMAQALPPGGTLIACDVSEEWTSFGRAAWEKAGVADRIDLRIAPALETLRAMPSAPHIDLAYLDADKGNYIPYWEELVPRMRPGGLIATDNVLFHGGVVDPRATGAAAAIKDFNVHVAADTRMDSVLLTVADGLTLSRKR from the coding sequence ATGAGCAAGGGCAACGAAACCAGGATCACGGACGAGCTGTACGCGTACATGCTGGCGCACAACCCACCGCTCGACGCGGTGCAGCGTGAGCTCGTCGAGACCACCTACGCCCGGTTCCCGGACCATGCGGGCATGCAGTCCGCGGAGGAGCAGGGACCGCTCCTCGCCTTCCTCGTCCGGCTGACGGGAGCCGAGCACATCGTCGAGGTCGGCACCTTCACCGGCTTCTCGGCGCTGGCGATGGCCCAGGCGCTGCCGCCGGGCGGGACGCTGATCGCCTGCGACGTCTCCGAGGAGTGGACGTCGTTCGGCCGGGCGGCCTGGGAGAAGGCCGGCGTCGCGGACCGTATCGACCTGCGGATCGCACCCGCGCTGGAAACCCTGCGCGCGATGCCGTCCGCACCGCACATCGACCTCGCCTACCTGGACGCGGACAAGGGCAACTACATCCCGTACTGGGAGGAGCTGGTCCCCCGGATGCGTCCCGGCGGCCTGATCGCGACCGACAACGTGCTGTTCCACGGGGGCGTGGTCGATCCGCGGGCGACCGGGGCAGCGGCGGCGATCAAGGACTTCAACGTCCACGTCGCCGCCGACACCCGTATGGACAGCGTGCTGCTCACGGTGGCGGACGGGCTGACGCTCTCGCGGAAGAGGTAG
- a CDS encoding HAD family hydrolase: protein MSAQVTLVASDLDRTLIYSAAALQLPMPDAEAPRLLCVEIYGHKPLSYLTETAAALLDAVGRSTVFVPTTTRTREQYHRIHLPGPAPQYAICANGGHLLVDGVSDRDWQRQVAARLADECASLAEVRAHLVAAADPAWLLKERIAEDLFAYLVVERSLLPEGWVKELADWADGRGWTVSLQGRKIYAVPRPLTKSAAMNEVARRCGASLTLAAGDSLLDADLLLAADRAWRPGHGELADSGWTAPNVEVLSESGVAAGEEILRRFIGAAGAERRR from the coding sequence GTGAGCGCACAGGTGACACTGGTCGCCAGCGACCTCGACCGCACCCTCATCTACTCCGCGGCGGCCCTCCAGCTGCCGATGCCCGACGCGGAAGCCCCGCGGTTGCTGTGCGTCGAGATCTACGGACACAAGCCGCTGTCCTATCTCACCGAGACCGCGGCGGCGCTGCTCGACGCGGTGGGCCGCAGCACGGTCTTCGTCCCCACCACGACCCGTACCCGCGAGCAGTACCACCGCATCCATCTCCCCGGCCCCGCACCGCAGTACGCCATCTGCGCCAACGGCGGACACCTGCTGGTCGACGGGGTCTCCGACCGGGACTGGCAGCGGCAGGTCGCGGCCCGGCTCGCCGACGAGTGCGCCTCCCTCGCCGAGGTCAGGGCCCACCTGGTCGCCGCCGCCGACCCCGCCTGGCTCCTCAAGGAACGGATCGCCGAAGACCTCTTCGCGTACCTCGTCGTCGAGCGCTCGCTGCTGCCCGAGGGCTGGGTGAAGGAACTGGCGGACTGGGCGGACGGCCGGGGCTGGACCGTCTCGCTCCAGGGCCGCAAGATCTACGCCGTACCCAGGCCGCTCACCAAGAGCGCCGCGATGAACGAGGTCGCACGCCGCTGCGGCGCCTCTCTGACCCTCGCCGCCGGCGACTCGCTCCTCGACGCGGACCTGCTGCTCGCCGCGGACCGTGCCTGGCGCCCGGGCCACGGCGAACTCGCGGACAGCGGCTGGACCGCCCCGAACGTCGAGGTGCTGAGCGAATCGGGTGTCGCGGCGGGCGAGGAGATCCTGCGCCGGTTCATCGGCGCGGCCGGCGCGGAGCGGCGCCGGTAG